Part of the Sodalinema gerasimenkoae IPPAS B-353 genome is shown below.
CAGGGGCGATCGCCCTGACGCGGTTGGGCAGAAAACGGTACAATGCAAACAACTGCGAGTCCTGTTCACTCACATCTGTAAGAGATCAACATGGAAACCCTGGCACTCACCAAAGAGAACGTCGAAAAAGTCTTAGACGAACTGCGTCCCTACCTGATGGCTGATGGGGGCAATGTGGAGCTAATGGAAATTGAAGGCCCCATTGTGCAATTGCGCCTACAAGGAGCTTGTGGCTCCTGTCCCAGTTCCGCTATGACCCTGAAAATGGGCATCGAACGTCGCCTACGGGAATATATCCCTGAAATTGCTGAAGTTGAACAGGTGATGTAGGTTCACTCAAGCTTGCCCCAAAGTTGCCCTAACCCGAGCCGGAGCTTGTGTCTTCGGCTTTTGTTTGTCTGGACGTCTGTTTGCTGGGGCACATCCGCCGATGTAATTGTCCTGATAGGATAACCCCAGAGTTTCGCTGCACCGCCTTCAGGAGAACTATGTCACACCCTCTTTATGTTGCCTTCGTCTGGCATCAGCACCAACCTCTCTATAAGAGCCGTGCCGCTAGTACCCCGGACTGTGAACAATATCGGCTCCCCTGGGTGCGGTTGCATGGAACCAAAGACTATTTGGATTTGGTTCTGCTCCTGGAGCAATTCCCCAAACTTCACCAAACGGTAAATCTCGTCCCTTCGCTGATTTTGCAGCTTGAGGATTATATTTCTGGCAAAGCCCTCGACCCGTACCTCAAGCTATTACTGACCCCTCTGGACCAACTCACCCGTGAGGATAAGCAATTTACCCTAGAACGGTTCTTTGATGCCAATCACCATACCCTCGTCGATCCTCATCCTCGCTATCGAGAACTCTATGGTCAGCGACAGGAACGGGGTATGGCCTGGTGTTTAGAGAATTGGCAACCCCGAGATTTCGGCGATTTGCTGGCATGGCACAATTTAGCTTGGATTGACCCCCTCTTTTGGGATGATCCTGAGATTGCTGCCTGGTTAAAGCAAGGACAGAACTTTACTCTCGCCGATCGCCAGCGTATTTTTTCCAAACAAAAACAGATTCTCAGCCGCATTGTCCCCCAACATCGCCAGATGCAGGAATCGGGGCAGTTGGAGGTGATGACCACGCCTTACACTCACCCCATTTTGCCCCTCTTGGCTGATACCAATGCCGGCCGGGTGGCGGTTCCTGAGATGGAACTTCCCCGGCAGCGCTTCCAATGGTCCGAGGATATCCCCCGCCACCTTCATAAGGCCTGGAGATTCTACTGCGATCGCTTTGGCCGGGAACCCCGTGGCCTCTGGCCCTCGGAACAGTCGGTGAGTCCGGCAATTTTGCCCCATATTGCTCGGCAAGGCTTTCAATGGATTTGTTCCGATGAAGCGGTCTTGGGTTGGACGAAACAACATTTCTTCCACCGGGATGGAACCGGGAATGTCTTTGAACCGGAACTTCTCTATCGTCCCTATCGCCTGAAAACCGACGCAGGGGATGTGGCGATTGTGTTCCGAGATCACCGTCTCTCGGATTTGATTGGCTTTACCTACAGTTCCATGAATCCCCGTGAGGCCGCTGGGGACTTGGTGGGACATTTGGAGGCCATTTCGCGATCGCTCACTCATAATCAAGAGGGCACCAGTTTAGAGAAACCCTGGCTTGTCACCATTGCCCTCGATGGTGAAAACTGCTGGGAATACTATCAACAGGATGGAAAACCCTTCCTGGAAGCTCTCTATCGAACCCTAAGTAAACAGACGGACATCAAACTGGTGACCGTCTCGGAATTTCTCGATCGCTTCCCCCCCACGGAAACCCTCCCCAGTGACAAACTCCATAGCGGGTCCTGGGTGGATGGGAGTTTCACCACCTGGATTGGTGACCCCGTTAAGAATACGGCCTGGGATCTCCTTAGCGACGCTCGTCAGGTGTTAGCCAATCACCCTGAGGCGACGGAAGAGGCCAATCCTGAAGCCTGGGAGGCACTCTATGCGGCGGAAGGCTCGGATTGGTTCTGGTGGTTCGGCGAAGGTCATTCTTCGGATCAAGATGCCATATTCGATCGCCTCTTCCGGCAACATCTCGGGGCCTTGTACAGTGCGTTAGGGGAACCCATCCCGGAGCGAGTGAAACAGCCCTTAGAAGTTCATGAACGCAAGGGCGATATGCGTCCCCAAAGCTTCATTCATCCGGTGATTGATGGGGTGGGAGATGAGCAAGATTGGGATCATGCCGGACGCATTGATGTGGGTGGCTCCCGAGGCACGATGCACCGGGCGACGCCAGTGCAACGGTTATGGTACGGCTTGGATCACCTGAATTTCTATCTCAGATTGGATTTCACAACGGGATTGGAACCAGGGCAAGCTTGTCCCCCGGAACTGCATTTGTTCTGGTACTATCCCCACCAAACGATGCACACTAGCCCCGTTCCCTTACGAGATCTCCCCAATCGGCCCCCGCTCACCTACCGCTTTGCTACCCATCTGACGGTCAATCTCCTCAGTGAAACCTTCCGAATGCAGCAGGCGGGGGCGGATGATCGCTGGACTCCTCGCAATAGTCGGGTCAAGGTGGCGATTAATGAATGTTTGGAGTTGGCGGTTCCTTGGGCGGATTTGCCGACGGAACCGGACTGGAATTTACATTTAATTCCGGTTTTGGCCGAGCAGGGCAGCTTCCGGGAGTTAGTCGTGGGTGAGGGATTTATTCCCATGACGATGCCCTAGGGGCGGCCTTGCTGCGGGGGGTTGCCCAGAAGCTGTTGCAGAATGGGCAGAACTTGACGGCTGCGGTTGGGGTCTAGGGAGACTGGCTCGGACGGAGCCTGAAGGTCCTCGGGGATGTTGGCTGGGGTGGCGACCGTTTGCCCCAGTTTGAGGCTGATTTGACGGCGTTCTGCGGGGCTGAAGCGGGCAAAGCTGCGGTGGAGGAGAGGGAGCAGGGTGAGGAACTCCTCTTCGGGGAGCGATCGCACCCAGTCATCGAGCAGGCCGAGGAGGCGATCGTCGTGGATGAGTAATACGCCACTGCCCTGGAGGAAGCCTTCGAGCCAATGGGCGGCTCGCTCTAGGGACTGGCCAGGGTTGAGAACCCAAGCCAACTGTTGACGGACTTGTTCGGGGCTGAGGGCTTGCTGATCGAACAGGAGGCGACAACTGAGGCCACTGATTAGGCCGGCTGTCTCGGGGGCGGTGAGCAGGGTTTTGAGACTGTTGAGCCAACGGGACTGCTGGGACTGATTGGGGAGTAGGGCGATCGCCCCCTGGGCGGTGAGCAGGGCCTGGGCGAGATGCTTGGCGGCGCTGGGGTTGAGATGCCGCGAGGCGGGGGGGAAGTCGAGACAACAGCGCAAGACGAGGCGATCCCAGATGGGTTGTAGGACGGTTCCCTCGGTCTGGTGGAGGTTGCCATAGCGGATAATGCCTACGAGGGGCGGTAGGGTGTTAGCAATTTGAGTCAGATCCTGGGTCTGGCCGGCTACCCATTCGAGGCGATCGCGGATGTTATGAATGGCTTGGGGCAGGTTGGCGCGGAAGAGGCGATCCAGAAGTGCGGCCAGGGGGGGCAACTGCTCAAGTTTGCGGCTCTCGGCCTGACTATAGGCACTGGCGGCTGTCTCCAGACTACTGCCCCAAATACAGCGTTGAATCAAATGATGGTCTAGAGCTGGTTCCCATTGCAGATGCCAGCGTTCCCGGAATGTACCTAATCCCGGTTGTCCTTGTAACCGGGCCCAGGGAATCCCGAGTAGCTGTAGCCGGTGAAAGAGTTGGGAGCGTTGGTTATCCCGAGGCTGGCGTAGGTCTAAATCCAGGAGTCTCTCATCGGTCTCGATGGGCAGGTGTAGGTGTTGGGCCTGCTGCTGTAAGTCTTGCTGTAGGGGCGTGGTGGGGACATCCTCGGGAACCCAGCCGAGGCGATCGCTAATGAGCAGGCGATCGGCTAAGGTCGTGAGGGGGATGGGGCCGTCTCCGAGCATGACCGCTTGGGCCGCCTCTTGCAGTTCAGGAAATCCCGGCTGAGGGCGATCGCGCAGGGCCGCTAGGCTATTGGCTAAGCGCACGGCTTCAATCACAGCCCCAGTCGAGGCAGGCTGTCCGGCGTCACGCAGAGCCTGGGCGATTTGGGTCAGCCACCCCCGAGTTCGCGCCTCTGGAGACTGATGGCGCGACTCCCAGAGGTAATGATACCAACCGGGAGCGGTCATCCCGGCGCCATATCCCTGATGGATTGCCAGTTGCCGATAACTCCAGGGAATCCAGGTGGCTTGAATCTTGGGTAACGATGGGGGAAGTTGTTGTTGTAACTGTGCCAGTTGGGCCTGATCCTGGGCTTCTGGGGGCATCTGGCTCAATGCCGGCCCATGCCAAGCCCCACAGATGACCGCGAGACGGTCTTGAGGATACTCTCGTTGTAGCCGTCGCAGCCTTTGTCGCATAGCCGCTTCTCGCCGGCGATCGCTCTGAGATATCCCCACAACTTCCCGTAGGGCACTCATGGCTTCTAGAATGGCGCTAAACACATCCTCAGAGGGGGGGCGCTGTTCGATGAGTTGCTCCCACCAGCGATCGCCATTCCCCTCCCCAGCGGCCCGAGCTAATTCCTGAAGCGGGTCACTGGGAAAAGCCGCAATCGGGAAGGTTCCCTCTTCTACGGCGAATTGATAGGTTTGAGGCAAGTCCAGCCAATGAATGGGACGGTTACCCTGCAACCCATATTGCAAGGCTTGCCATTCTGGACTAAAGATGGTGAAGGGATAATAAACTGAGGTTTGCGGCTGCTCACCACTGTATAAAAGGAGGGCAACCGGAGGTTGCAAACCCATTGCGAGATGGGTTACCGATTCAGCTTCAGGGGGCCCTTCAATCAAGAGCTGTTGAGGTTGCCAATCGAACAGGGCCGCCCGCAAATTCTGAGCCGATCCTGGACCATGATGGCGAATGCCAAAAATGCGAGTGGACATCAACGATCTTCACAGGAAGTCATAAACGAGACTAAATCAATTCAAAAACTTCATAAACCAAGAAAATTATATCGTTTTGTTAACTCATTTGGGATAATTATTTCTAATGATTCTTTAGTTTGTTATCCTAGACCTATCCACTAGCCTCTACCATCTTACATCTAATTCAACGTCTATCGTTTCCGCCTTCAGCCTTGCGAACCCCTACCCCCCGAAAATGGTAATGTTAACGGACAAGAGCAACATTTCTGAAAAAAGTCGTGGCTTGCGCTGGAAAGCAGCGGCGATCGCCATTGTTTTAGGAACAATTCCGGTGATTGTTGTCGGGGCTATTGCCTATCGCACCACCAGTCAGTCTTGGCGACAGCAAGTTTTTAGAGAAAAACAAAACTATGGGGCACAAGTAGCGGAAAAACTCAATCGGTTTATGACTGAACGCCACGGAGATTTTTTCTCTATTTCTCGCTTGCCGATTTTTACTAATCCTGAGATTTCTGCCGCTACAAGTGCTCAGGACAAACAAGACTTTTTAAATACCATCATTGAAGCCTACCAAATCTACGATAGTATCGCTTTATTTGACACCCAAGGTCGCTTAATGATCCGCTCCAGTGGTAGCAACACCACCACTCAGCTCGACTCAGAAAGTCTGGGCGAAATTCTCAACAGCAACCGTCCCTTAATTAGCGCCCCTCGTTTGTCCCAAGTGACTGAGGAGCTATCCATCTACATCTCAGCCCCAATCCTACATCATGAAACCGGTCAAACCATGGCCATTGTCCAGGCCCGGTTCCCAGTTGAGGTATTTCAAGAGCTAATTGTCGGCAATGAGAGTGACAATGAATATGTCTTAGATGCCCAAGGTCGGATTTTCCTGAGCAGTCAAGCCCAGACCACGAACCCAACTCGCTTTCAAACGATTCCCCTAATTCAAGAAGCTCGACAAACCAGGCAACAGCAAGTAGGACTGATTCGCGAGCTAAATCAAGAGCAACATCTCATCGCCGCTGCCCCCATTCTGGGCACGGAACAAATGTTTAATCTGAACTGGCTGATTGTGGTAGAAACCAGTACAGAAAATGCCTTTGCAACCTCCAACAGTTTATTGCGGACGATTGGTCTAGGAACCATCGGAACCGCCATTGTGGTGACTATTCTCGCCATTGGGGTCAGCCTCTTGATTACAGAACCCCTGATTCAACGCATTAGCGATGTGGTCAGAACCGTGGTCAGTGCCTCCTCAGAAATGGCGGCGACGGTCGAACAACAAGAACGGAGTTTGTCCCAGCAGGCGGCCTCCATTAGCGAGTCCACCGCCATGATGGAACAACTGAGCCGCTCCGCTCAACGCTCAGCGGAACAGGCCCAAACGGCCCAGGACCAAGCACAACATGTCCTGCAACTAGCCAAAGATGGAGAAGTTGTGGTTGACCGTACCCTAGAACGCACCAATCAACTGCAAAACCGGGTCGGGAGTTTAGCCGAACAGATGGATAATCTCAACGACCAGATTCGTCGCATTGGCACCATCTCCTCCTTAGTCAGCGATTTAGCCAATCAAACCAATATGTTAGCCCTGAATGCTTCCGTCGAGGCGGTTCGTGCTGGGGATGCGGGACGTGGCTTTGCAGTGGTGGCCTCAGAAATTCGTAAGCTGGCGGACCAAAGCCGTCACTCGGCGGAGAAAATCGATAACCTGGTGGAGATGGTTCAGTCCGCCATTACCAGCACCAGTAGTTTGGCGAAAGATAGTACGACGGCGGTGGGTGACACAACAGGGTTTGCCCATGAAACCGCTGAGAAGTTTATGGGGGTTAAAGATGCGATTCAGAAAATTGCCCTCGGGTCTCAGCAAATTGCCGCCAATGCGCAACAACAGGCCCGAGCCATTGAGCAATTGACGGAAGCCATGACCGCTCTCGACCATGGGGCCAATGAAACCGCTAGCAGCATCAGCCAGACTCGGGCCGGTAGTCGACATCTCAATGACGCCGCTGTGTCCCTACAGAAAATGGTTTAGCGGTCTTGACAGAGTAAGTTAAGCTGGAAAGACTTCTCCTGCTCTAATTTACTCCTAGGACGATGCTTTTAGTTCTTGCGACCAGTCCTGGCTTTCAATTGAGTGATGCCTTCTTTGCCTTCGTTCTGGCTGCGATTTTGCTGTTGTTCGGGCGCTTAATTCGGCAAAATTTGCGGATTCTGCGTCAACTCTATATCCCCAGTTCCATTATGGCGGGTTTTTTGGCGCTGCTCCTGGGGCCACAGGTATTAGGACAGTTGATGGGAGCGGACTCGCCGTTAGCAGAGGGGGTCTTTAGTGCCAATATCCGCCAGGTTTGGCAGCAATCGCCGGGGGTATTTATTAATGTGGTCTTTGCGACGCTGTTTTTAGGGGAGATTTTACCGGCCCCTCGGGATATCTGGCGTAAGGCTTCGCCTCAGGTGGCCTTTGGTCAAACCTTAGCCTGGGGCCAGTATGTGGTGGGCCTGTTACTCGGACTGCTGGTGTTAACGCCGGTGTTTGGCTTGTCGCCGATTGCGGGAACCTTGATTGAGATTGGCTTTGAGGGAGGCCATGGAACGGCAGCGGGGATGGCGGAAACTCTGACGGAGTTGGGATTCCCGGAAGGGGGCGATTTAGCCCTGGGGTTGGCGACCATTGGCATTGTCTCGGGGATTGTCTCGGGGATTCTCTTGGCGAACTGGGGACGACGTAAGGGATTGATTCGCTCGGCTCGTCTGGAACCGGATACGGGGTCAGAAGTCTATGGGGTGACCCCGGAACATCCTGATATGGTGGCGGCTCGGGAGCGGTTAACCTCGGATTTGTTGGTGGACCCGATTTCGATAAATTTGGGCTTTGTGGGGTTAGCGGTGGCGGTGGGTTGGCTGATTTTAGAGGCGTTGAAAGTCCTTGAACGGGTAACTTGGGGGGGAGAGAATGGCTTGACGGTGTTGGGCTATATTCCTCTGTTCCCGATGGCGTTGGTGGGGGGGATTGTGGTGCAGTTGCTGTTGCGGCGGTTGCGGTTGGAGGCCTTGGTGATGCGATCGCTCATGGAGCGGATTGGCGGGGTGGCTCTGGATATTACGATTATTACGGCCCTGGCTTCGATTTCTCTGACGGCGTTGGGGGAGAACTTGGTTCCGTTTGCGCTGTTGGCCCTATTGGGGATTACCTGGAATGTGCTGGCATTTATGTATTTGGCCCCGAGGATGTTGCCGGACTTTTGGTTTGAACGGGGAATTGGGGATGTGGGCCAGTCCATGGGAGTGACGGCGACGGGGATTTTGCTGTTGCGGATGGTGGACCCCCAGAATCGTTCGGGGGGGTTTGAGAGTTTTGCCTATAAGCAACTGTTTTTTGAGCCGATTGTGGGTGGGGGCTTGTTTACGGCGGCGGCTCCGGTGTTGGTGGTGCAGTTGGGGGCCGTGGGCACGTTGCTGCTAACGGGGGCGTTATTACTGTTTTGGTTGGCCTTTGGATTACTGGTGACGGGACGGCGTCGTCGGCGATCGCTCCCAGAAGCATAAGCTGGAGTCTCAGGGACTTGCCTCAGTTCTGGCCTTTGGCAACTCCAACAGTACATTAGCAGTGCTTTGTTAGTATCTTGTACTGCAATAACGGTCGCTCTATTCCTTTGGTTATGGGTGTTTTCACAGTTTTTTAAAAAAAATAAAATATTTATGCCAAATAGGGTGTTTGTCTTCGGAAAAACGTGTTTTAATCGAGACAGACGGGTTCTCAGGTTAAATAATGTATTGGACCACCTTACTCTTCGCAACAGTCTACGCCGCACTGGTCTTTATGGTGCTGTTCTCCGTACAAAAGCGGGTCTTCCACAGTGCCAATGTAAAGTTTGCGGCCAAAGCCTCGGCCAGACTTCGCTAGCAATGCCCACTCTTCGGGACGCCGTTGCCCGGCTGTCTCACGCAAACCGGTCAGATGATGGTTCGCCATCGAGTCTGACCGGTTTATTATTGGGGGAGGTGGAGTATGGGGAGCATGAGGGGGTGTCATGATTTTAGGATGATACGATCAATACAGTTCAAGAGACTCGTTGAATGGAAAGTATCAAAGTAAAAGCTCATGTCGGCCAGGATGGGGTGTTGTCTTTGCAGTTACCGGTGAAAAACCAGGATGTTGAGGCCATGGTGATTTATCAGCTTGTGCAGAAGAGAAGCCATCAAGGCTCTAAGCAACGGTTCCAGGCGATGCTGGCGCAGCACCAAGGCCAGACCTTCAGCGATAGTACAGAACTGTTCCGTGAGGATCGCCGGCGTGGCTAAGTTCGTCATTGATGCCAATGTGGCGATTAAGTGGGTCTTGCCAGAGATCTACTCAGATCAGGCGTTGTCGCTTTTGGATAATGATCACGATGAGTTGCTGGTGCCGGATTTTTTCTTTTCAGAAATCACCAACATTCTCTGGAAGCGCACCCAACGGGGAGAGTTGACGCTAGAAGCGGCGGATGAAAAGTTGTCGGAAATCAAGCAGGTTGATTTTGCTGTGTTTGACTCCCTCGATCTGGTAAGTCAGGCGTTAGAAACGGCGGTGCAGGTAAAGCAGGCAGTCTATGACTGTGTTTATCTGACGTTGGCAATCGAGCATTTCTGTCAGATGGTGACGGCAGATGAGCGGTTTATTAATGCGTTGAGGCAGGGGTCAAGTATTGATTTTGTTGTGTGGTTGGGTGCAGTTGGCGGGTAGTACTAAAGAGGTAATGATGCGTTGTAGTGATGAATAAAGTTCCACAGGAGTCCAATGTGATTGCGGAGACTCTTGGAGAAGGCTAAGCTGCGTCGGACAAAGCGTGAAACTCTTTGCCTGAGGGTATTGTTGAACAAGACTCTTGGAGAAGGCTAAGCTGCGTCGGACAAAGCGTGAAACTCTTTGCCTGAGGGTATTGTTGAACCGCTCAATGTAATTGGTCTTGCCACTCGACTGACTGACGACCCGGTGTCGTTTGCTCGGCAGCACCTGCCAGTAAGCCTCCCAGGCGTCAGTGTAGATCACAGCACATTGCCGATAGACGTTGGGTAAGGAATCCTCGAGTTTTTGCGCACTTTCGGCAGCGCGAGAACTGACATAAGCACCGATAATCTCACGGGTCTCAGCATCGAGGGCTAACCAGACCCATTGTTTGTTGCCCTTGTGGTCGACAATCGCAATCAGGGCAATGAAGTATGGGGGTTATTCCGTCGCTTCATGATCATCTTATACAAATTATACAAATTCATCATTACTTCCAAAGTTTTACCCAAACCATTTTACACATCATCGCTTATCAGACCAGTGCCCGACCGTTAAACCTCCGCAGATTGTCGCTACCCGATAGACCTATCAAGCTCTCAACAGAGGTAGGGGCAAAATAGTCGAAATGAGCGGAAAAATTAGTGAAAAACTGCCCCGCTTAACCCCTCAACTTCTGAGTAGCATTCAGATCTGGACTATTCCCCAACCCAGAAAGTGCGATCGGTGTAGCTCGCTTAAGCTATGCCTTCCGACAGATGAATTCCCCTGGCAAACACGACACAATTAATTATGTAAGACGGAAAAGATATTTAATTTTTCTAAATAACTTTTTAAGTAGCAGGAAAAAAACATGGCTATGACATCTAAAAAACGAGCTGTTGGTACATTCCCCGCTCGGACACAAGCGGAACGAGCATTGCGGGAACTCAAAGATAGTGGCTTTCCAATGGACTGCGTGTCTGTAATTGCCAAAGATGAAAATCATCCAGTCTCGGATGATCTACATGGTGAAGACCAAGGCAACAAAGCCGATGAAGGTGCAGCCGTAGGTGCAGCAACGGGCGGGGCAGTCGGAACAGTGACGGGTTTACTCGTCGGTTTGGGCTTACTTGCCATTCCTGGCATTGGTCCTATCATGTTAGCCGGTGCAACCGCAACCGCGTTGGCGACTACTGCCGGTGGTGCTGCGATCGGTGCAGCAACTGGGGGCCTAATCGGTGCTTTAGTTGGCCTGGGTATTCCTGAAGAACGGGCTAAAGTCTATAAAGAGCGCGTGGCCCAGGGGGATTACTTAGTGATTGTCGATGGGACTGAAGCTGATATCGCTCGTGCCGATACGATTCTAAATCGGGGTGGCATCGAAGAATGGGGCGTGTATGACGCTCAGCAGACCCGAGAAGATGAGCATCATCGAAACGACAACATTGGTTATCAAAACGATGATATTCGTCGTCAAGAAGACAACATGGGTCATCGAAACGACAACATTGGTTATCAGAACGATGACATTCGTCGTCAAGGAACAGTCGCAGAAAATCGTCCCCCTGTGGTTGAACGCGAACGGAATATGGTTCGCACCGATCACGATGCCGTCTATGAAGATAATGTCGTTAAGGTTGTTGACCGTACCAAGGATGGGGATATCCATCGGTAATCTTAGCCTTTTCTAAGATTAGGATTAGGCTGGAACCCTTTGCCTTAAATAGACTAGGTTTGCAGGGTTCCAGCAGTTTCTCTCTTATTTTTTTACAGAGAATCTTAAACAGATCATTTCAATCGGGGTGATCGGATCAAGCAAGAAAATTCACAGACCCAAACGTTTTTGAACTGCTCAAGTCTGATCGCACATCTAAAGCCAAAAAAATCTAGGACATTAACCATGAAAAAGATTACTCCCTTTTTACTCGGAATCACCGTTTTATTCGGTGCTGCTGCTTGTCAGGATTTGGAACGAACCGATTCTGATGCTCCCAGCAGTCTAGATGAAACGACCGATAACCCAGCTCAAGTCGAAGATGCCCGCGACAATTCTACAAGCGATATTCGTCGTGATCAACTCGATAGTGATATTCGGGCCAGGGAACAACGTACTGATGTGGTGGGAGACCCCGAAGACCGTTCGGATGGCGACCTCGCCAGTGAAGTGAGGAGCAAGTTAGAAGCCAATATTCCTCAGAGTAAGTTGGCTGTCACCTCTGAAGATGGTGTGGTTACTGTGGTCGGAACGGTCCCTAACCAAGAACGATATGATTCAATTGAGACTTTGGCCCGTGAAATTCGCGGTGTTCAAGATGTGACAATTGACGTACAAATCGTTGAACCGGCTGAGAATCCAGATTCTGACGCTGAATAACCAAAAAACCGTAATCTAGCAAAAACCCACATCCTTATTTAACTTAGGGGTGTGGGTTTTTACCAAGTTGGAGGAATATGTGTTTATAGCAAAAGTTGGTCTGAATAGGACAAAAACAGGGGATAAGAAGGCAAGAGGCAAGAGGCAAGAGGCAAGAAGTAGGAGATTCTCTTCCAACTCAGAGTATCCTTCAGAGTGTCCTAAGGCAATCGAAGATTGCTATATTTCCTCGGAGGTACAGCGAGTGGAGGTGTTTGGCCAGGTGTTGAGGGGTAGAGTTCGCGGTCGTTTGGTGTGGGGAACGGGTGGTGTTTGACAGTATTGGGTTAGAGGTGGCTGGGATTTGTATCGGCGAACTGATGTTTTGGTGTAAATTGAGAAGCAAGGTGGGCATTACTCTATAAACGGCAACCCAAGCACTCACTATGTCGACGACAAATCACATGAGATTACTGCCATTCCAGAACTTCTGAAGCTGTTGGATCTCGGTGGCGCGATTATTACCCTCGATGCCATGGGGACACAGCGGGAGATTGCCGCTCAAATCCGGGAGCAAGGAGGAGACTATATCCTGGCACTGAAAGGGAATCAAGGCACTCTGTACCAGGCGGTGAGGTCGTTTTTTCAGGATGCGGAACGTACCCAGTGGGTGGGCATCGACTGTGCTTTTACATCACGAGTTTAGCCCCAGATGCGAGTCTGCTAGCGACCGCCATCCGCGCCCATTGGGGCATCGAAAACAGCCTGTTCCGGCTTAAAGCCATGTGATAGGATTTTTCGGTAACCTTACTAGACATCCGACAGCGAGGAGGGCACACAGTACTTCGACGATCGCTCAGCACACAGTACTTTGACGATCGCTCAGCACACGGCACTTCGACGATCGCTCACTGAACACCGTTCGCCCCTACGGCCATCTGTTATCTCGTTTCTCTCTTCATGGCTGACTCATCCCTAACACCGGCCTTGCGCCAAAAACTCGCCCAACCCCTACAGATTGGCAGCGTCGAAGTCCAAAGTCGCGTCCTCCAATCCCCCCTCTCTGGGGTTACAGATTTAGTCTTTCGCCGCCTGGTGCGCCGCCACGCGCCCCAATCCATGATGTACACAGAAATGGTGCAAGCGTCGAGTTTGCAACATCTGCGGGAGGTTCCCCAAATTATGGATGTTGACCCCCAGGAACATCCTATTAGTATTCAACTGTTTGACTGTCGCCCGGACTTCCTCGGAGAAGCGGCCCAAATTGCCGTGGATCAAGGCTCCGATACCATTGATATCAACATGGGCTGTCCCGTCAACAAAATTACCCGCAAAGGGGGCGGTTCTTCTCTATTACGTCAGCCTAAAGTAGCTGAAGCCATTGTCCGGGCCGTGGTGCAAGTGGCGGGGGTTCCGGTGAGCGTTAAAACTCGGCTGGGATGGTCTGATGAGGAAATTAATATCCTGGAGTTTGCTCAACGAATGCAGGATGCTGGGGCCGCGATGCTGACGTTACATGGACGCACTCGGCAACAGGGGTATAACGGAACCGCCCAATGGCATTGGATTCGCCGAGTTAAAGAACAACTGGAGATTCCCGTGATTGCCAATGGGGATATTGTCTCGGTGGAGTCAGCCATCCGCTGTTTGCAGGAAACCGGGGCCGATGGGGTGATGTGTTCTCGGGGAACCTTGGGCTATCCCTTCCTGGTGGGGGAAATTGACCATTTCCTGAAAACTGGGGAATATCTGCCCCCCGTGAGTGCAGTAGAGCGGCTTCGTTGTGCGAAGGAGCATTTACAGGCCTTGGGGGCCTATAAGGGCGATCGCGGCATCTATCAAGCTCGCAAACATCTATCCTGGTA
Proteins encoded:
- a CDS encoding methyl-accepting chemotaxis protein — its product is MVMLTDKSNISEKSRGLRWKAAAIAIVLGTIPVIVVGAIAYRTTSQSWRQQVFREKQNYGAQVAEKLNRFMTERHGDFFSISRLPIFTNPEISAATSAQDKQDFLNTIIEAYQIYDSIALFDTQGRLMIRSSGSNTTTQLDSESLGEILNSNRPLISAPRLSQVTEELSIYISAPILHHETGQTMAIVQARFPVEVFQELIVGNESDNEYVLDAQGRIFLSSQAQTTNPTRFQTIPLIQEARQTRQQQVGLIRELNQEQHLIAAAPILGTEQMFNLNWLIVVETSTENAFATSNSLLRTIGLGTIGTAIVVTILAIGVSLLITEPLIQRISDVVRTVVSASSEMAATVEQQERSLSQQAASISESTAMMEQLSRSAQRSAEQAQTAQDQAQHVLQLAKDGEVVVDRTLERTNQLQNRVGSLAEQMDNLNDQIRRIGTISSLVSDLANQTNMLALNASVEAVRAGDAGRGFAVVASEIRKLADQSRHSAEKIDNLVEMVQSAITSTSSLAKDSTTAVGDTTGFAHETAEKFMGVKDAIQKIALGSQQIAANAQQQARAIEQLTEAMTALDHGANETASSISQTRAGSRHLNDAAVSLQKMV
- a CDS encoding general stress protein encodes the protein MAMTSKKRAVGTFPARTQAERALRELKDSGFPMDCVSVIAKDENHPVSDDLHGEDQGNKADEGAAVGAATGGAVGTVTGLLVGLGLLAIPGIGPIMLAGATATALATTAGGAAIGAATGGLIGALVGLGIPEERAKVYKERVAQGDYLVIVDGTEADIARADTILNRGGIEEWGVYDAQQTREDEHHRNDNIGYQNDDIRRQEDNMGHRNDNIGYQNDDIRRQGTVAENRPPVVERERNMVRTDHDAVYEDNVVKVVDRTKDGDIHR
- a CDS encoding sodium/glutamate symporter, which translates into the protein MLLVLATSPGFQLSDAFFAFVLAAILLLFGRLIRQNLRILRQLYIPSSIMAGFLALLLGPQVLGQLMGADSPLAEGVFSANIRQVWQQSPGVFINVVFATLFLGEILPAPRDIWRKASPQVAFGQTLAWGQYVVGLLLGLLVLTPVFGLSPIAGTLIEIGFEGGHGTAAGMAETLTELGFPEGGDLALGLATIGIVSGIVSGILLANWGRRKGLIRSARLEPDTGSEVYGVTPEHPDMVAARERLTSDLLVDPISINLGFVGLAVAVGWLILEALKVLERVTWGGENGLTVLGYIPLFPMALVGGIVVQLLLRRLRLEALVMRSLMERIGGVALDITIITALASISLTALGENLVPFALLALLGITWNVLAFMYLAPRMLPDFWFERGIGDVGQSMGVTATGILLLRMVDPQNRSGGFESFAYKQLFFEPIVGGGLFTAAAPVLVVQLGAVGTLLLTGALLLFWLAFGLLVTGRRRRRSLPEA
- a CDS encoding type II toxin-antitoxin system VapC family toxin, with the protein product MAKFVIDANVAIKWVLPEIYSDQALSLLDNDHDELLVPDFFFSEITNILWKRTQRGELTLEAADEKLSEIKQVDFAVFDSLDLVSQALETAVQVKQAVYDCVYLTLAIEHFCQMVTADERFINALRQGSSIDFVVWLGAVGG
- a CDS encoding BON domain-containing protein, with the protein product MKKITPFLLGITVLFGAAACQDLERTDSDAPSSLDETTDNPAQVEDARDNSTSDIRRDQLDSDIRAREQRTDVVGDPEDRSDGDLASEVRSKLEANIPQSKLAVTSEDGVVTVVGTVPNQERYDSIETLAREIRGVQDVTIDVQIVEPAENPDSDAE